In Paramicrobacterium humi, the genomic stretch CGCGGCGACGGCCGCCGATGTCGCCGTCGTCTTCCTCGGCCTGCCCGCCGCCGACGAATCGGAGGGCTACGACCGCGAGCACATCGAGCTGCCGCCGGCGCAGCTCGCGCTGCTCGACCGCATCGTCACGGCGAACCCGAACACCGTCGTCGTGCTCTCGAACGGCAGCGTCGTCCGACTGCCGTTCACCGAGAAGGTCCCCGCGATCCTCGAGGGCTGGCTGCTCGGGCAGGCCGGCGGAGGCGCCATCGCCGACGTGCTCTTCGGCGCCGTGAACCCCTCCGCGCGCCTCGCGGAGACGATCCCGGTGCGGCTGCAGGACACGCCCGCCTACCTCGACTTCCCCGGCGAGCACGGCCACATCCGCTACGGCGAGGGCCTGTTCGTCGGCTACCGCTGGTACGACGCCCGCGAGCTCGACGTCGCGTTCCCGTTCGGGCACGGCTTGTCGTACACGAGCTTCGCGTACGCCGACGCGAGCGTCGAATCGGATGCCGCCGGGCTCCGCGCCCGCGTCACGGTCACGAACACGGGCGATGTGGCCGGTCGCGAGGTCGTGCAAGTGTACGTGTCCGTCCCGGGCTCGAGCGTGCAGCGCGCACCGCGCGAACTCAAGGGATTCGCGAACGTGCTGCTTCAAGCGGGGGAGTCCCGCGAGGTCACGATCGAGATTCCGCGTGCGGACCTCGCGTATTGGGACACGCGCGCCGACCGTTTCGTCGTCGAGGGCGGCGACTACCTCGTGTCGTTCGGCGCGTCGAGCCGTGACCTGCGAGCCGAGGCGGTCGTCGAGGTCGGGGGCGACGAGCTGCGCCTGCCGCTGACGACGGATTCTTCGCTCGCCGAGATCATGGCGGACCCCGTCGCCGGGCCGATGCTGCAGCAGCACGTCGTGTCGATGCTCGGCGAGGACGCCGCCGCCCTCGCCGGCGATGAGGAGTTGCTGAAGATGATGGGGTCGCTGCCCATCGGCCGCATGGTCAGCTTCTCGCCCGACGTCGACCCGCAGCAGATCCAGCAGTTCCTCGACGCGGTGAACGCCGCGCGTTGACGCGCGGCGTTCACCGGGATTGCCGGGATCAGTACCAGTTCATCGCCTGGGAGTGGCCCCACGCGGCGCACGGTGTGCCGTAGGCGCGCTTGATGTAGTCGAGTCCCCACGCGATCTGCGTTGTCGCGTTGGTGGCCCAGTCGCTGCCGACCGACGCCATCTTGCTGCCGGGCAGCGCCTGCGGGATCCCGTACGCGCCGCTCGAGGCGTTCGAGGCCGTGTACGACCAGCCCGATTCCTTCGCCCACAGCGAGGAGAGGCAGCTGAACTGGCCGGAGCCCCAGCCGTACTTCTGCGCGGCCATGCGCGCGGCCGTCGCCTTCGCGCCCGCCGGCGTGTTCGCGGCGGCCTGCGCTCGCGCGGCCTCTTCGGCCTTCTTCTTCGCGGCGGCCTCGGCGGCGGCCTTCGCGGCAGCCTCCGCCTTCTCGTCCGCTTCGATGTCCGCGGTGACAGTGGCGGTCTCGCTCATTGTCTTCTTCGCGACGCTCAGGGTGGCATCGGGTTCGCGCGGGTCGGCCGCTTCGAGGTCCTTCACGTACGACGCGAGCGTCGCCGTGTCGACGGAGTCGTCAGCGCGGTCAAGGGCGGCGTTCGCGTCGTCGAGTGCCGACGAGGCTGTGCTCTGCGCCTCGTCTGCGGCTTGCAGCTGCGTCGAGGCGTCAGCCATCGACGTCGCCGAGGGCATGAGCGGCTTGACGCTTGGGTCGACCGTCGGGGTGGCCCAGCTCGCCGCGACACCCGTACCGCCGAGCGTCAGGCCGAGCGCGAGCGCGGAGGCGCCCATGATGCGGGCGCGGCGCTTTGTGCGCTGCCGGCGGAGCCGATTGAGGTGGTTGCGCCGCGGGAACGGCGTGAGGGAGGTGTCGGGGGTTTCGTCAGGAGTGTGGGAAGTCGTCGTCATACTTTCGGGGCGTGTGCATCTCGGGTTTCGTATCGGGTCGCGCGCAGCTCAGTGCGCACGGAGAACGACCCTGTACCCCGAAACTGGGCGGAATCCTGCCGAAAACTGAAAATGACGTCGATCCCGTGTCGTTTCATCGTCCGCGTCCGGTCGCGATTCGAGCTCATTGAGCGAATGCCGCATCCCGCTCCTCGCCCGTCATCGCGCGGATCGCGGCGGTACGTTCCCGCGAAGCGACGTGCGTCGCCCGGCGTCCACGCGCACTGTGCCTCCGAATCCCCTGGGAACGTCGCGATTCTGCAGAAAACAACCCGTTCCGGGCCGATTTCGACGCGGGGAGGGCGTCGTCAGGGGCGGTGGTGGTAGGCATGAAGCATGAGCGAGGCAGAGCCGAACCCCATCGTCCTGACCACAGCGGGAGCCGTGCGCGGTGTGACGCAGACAACCGCAGCGGGGGTCACGCAGACGGCCTTTCTCGGCATCCCGTACGCCGAGGCTCCGGTCGGTGAACGCCGCTTCGCCGCGCCCGTCCCCCATGGTTCGTGGGAGGGGGCCAGAGATGCGGTCAGCTACGGCGCCACACCGCTGCGCGAGTTCATGACCGGCATCACCCTGATCCCCGAGCCCGCGTTCCCGGGCGAGGAGACCCTCACCGTCAACGTCTTCACGCCGCGAGCGGGAGAACGCGACGATCCGGTCCCCGTCCTGGTCTGGATCCACGGCGGAGGCTTCACGACGGGCTCGCCGTCGGCGCCCTGGTACGCGACCGGATCCTTCCCTCATGACGGCGTGGTCGTCGTGTCGCTCTCCTACCGACTCGGCGTCGACGGCTTCGGCGTCATCGACGGCGCTCCCGACAACCGCGCCGTGCGCGACTGGCTGCTCGCACTCGAGTGGGTGCGTGACAACATCGCGGCATTCGGCGGCGACCCCGCTCGCGTCACGATCGCGGGGCAGAGCGCGGGCGGCTCCGCAGTCCTCACCCTGCTGTCGATGCCCGCGGCGCAGCCGCTGTTCGCACGGGCGATCGCCGAGTCGCCCGGCAGCGTCAACGGCGACCACGACGAGGTCGCCGCGAGCACGAAACGGCTCGCCGACCGACTCGGCGTGCCGGCGACCCGCGCCGGCCTCAGCTCGTGCGACGAGCGCGCCGTGTTCACGGCGCAGCAGAAGCTCGGCGACGAGGCGGGCCTGCCGTTCGTGCGCCGGCTCATCCGGGGCGGCGCCTCCATGCTCTGGCAGCCCGTCGTCGACGGCGACCTGATCCCGCACCCGATCGACACCGCGTTCTCCCGCGGAATCGGGGCCGACAAGCCGCTGCTGATCGGCGCCAACGCCCAGGAGATGGACGCGCTGTTCGACGACAGCTCGCGCCTTCTCGATCGGCTGCCAGGTTCGCTCGCGCTGCTCGTCGCAGGCTTCACGCCTGCCGCTGTGCGCAGCTACCGCGCCCGAACGCCTGGCACGACGCGGCAGCTGCTCGGCCGCATCGCGAGCGACGCCGTCTTCCGCTTCGCCGTCGCACGCGCTCTCGCGACCCGTCGCGGCGCCACGTTCGCCTACGACTTCCGCCTGCCCTCCGCGCTCACGGGCCGGAGCGGGCACTGCCTCGAACTGCCCTTCGTGTGGGACTGCCTCGAGGGCGAGAACGTGGTCGCCGGGGTCACGGGCCCGAACCCGCCGCAGGCCCTCGCGGATCGCATGCACGGCGACTGGCTGCGGTTCATCCGCCACGGGGCAGCGCCGTGGCCGGCGTTCGAGCACGGCCGGCGCGGCATGCGCTTCGACGCCGGTTCGAGCGAGGACTCCGTGTTCGCGCGAGAGCTCGCGCTCGTGCGCCCGTAGTCGGCGATTCCGCGTACCGCCCAACTTCCGCACGCTACTCGCGTGCGGCCGATTCGTCACGATATTTCTTCCCCCGTGACGCCGCGTGACGTCATGTGACGCTCACGCTACGAAGTGTGACCCGCGCCCTTCCGGCGGCCTATTGCGCGGCTCTAGGTTCGCTTCACACCACCGAATCGACACTGAAGGGCGCAACCCATGCCACGCAATCGCCTCCTCGTCGCCGCAGGGATCGCCGCCGCGGCCGCGCTCGCCCTCACCGGCTGCGCGAACGGCGTGACGCCCGCCGCCGACGCGAAGCCTGTGAAGGACGGCACGATCGTCTACGCCCACCAGCAAGAGCCCGCGTGCGTGTTCGGCGGCTGGATCGAACAGGCCTACCTCAGCTACCAGGTTCTCGACAGCCTCACCTCGCTCGATGACGACGGCGCGGCGGTGCCGTGGCTCGCGGACGACTGGGTCGCGAGCGACGACGGCCTCACGTGGACGTTCACCCTCAAGGACGGCGTCTCGTTCACGGACGGCACACCGCTCACCGCGGCATCCGTCGCCTACAACTTCGACTACTGGCTCGCGGGCGGAAACAGCACCGCGCAAGTGTGGCTCGACGGCTACTACTCCTCCGCCGAGGCGACCGACGACCACACCCTCGTGCTGCACCTCGACAAGCCGTACCCGCGCCTGCCCGAGACGCTCGCGCAGGGCTACTTCGGCATCCAGTCGCAGCACGCTCTCGAGACCCGCAGCGACGAGCAGAACTGCGAGCAGCCGATCGGATCCGGCGCGTTCACCGTGCAGTCCTGGAACCGCGGCGAGAGCATCGAGCTGGTCCGCAACGAGGACTACACCTCGTGGCCCGCGAACGCGAAGCACACCGGCCCCGCTCGGGTCGAGAAGGTCGACTGGCGGTTCGTTCCCGACGGCACCACGCGCTCGGCCGCGCTCAAGAGCGACGAGGTCGACGCGATCTACGACGTGCCGTCGATCGAATGGCAGAGCCTGGATGCCGCCGGCTTCGAGCTGCACAAGTACGTGACCCCCGGCCGGCCGCAGCAGCTCGCCTTCAACACGGCGGAGGGGCCGTTCGCCGACGAGAACGTGCGCAAGGCCTTCGCCTACAGCCTCGACCGCAAGACCCTCGTGGACACCGTCGGGCAGGGCGTCATCCCGTTCGAGGGAAACGGAGCCGTGAGCCAGGCGACCCCCGGGTACAGCGAGAAGGCCGCCGACGCCTACAGCTTCGACCTCGCGAAGGCGAAGCGCCTGCTCGATGACGCCGGCTGGTCGAGCACCGACGCCGAGGGCTACCGCGTGAAGGACGGGAAGCGGCTCGAGGTCGTGCTGCCGTACGGCGCCGGATCGATCATCAACGCCGAGGGCGCGTCGATCCTGCAGGGCGTCGCGGAGCAGGCGAAGGCCGCGGGCTTCGCCGTGAAGCTCGTGCCCGTGCCGCAGAGCGAGTTCTTCGCCGGCGCCTACTCGAAGCCCGACGAGCGGGACATCTACGCGGGCTACTGGACGTCGGTGACCGCCGGGATCCTGTGGATCAACTGGCGCTCCACCACGACCGAGAAGCCGAACGGCAACAACTCGGCGTTCTACAACTCCGCCGAGCTCGAGAAGCTCATCCTCGACGCGAACTCCACGGCCGATCTCGACGCGCAGAACGCGCTCTACGCGAAGGCGCAGGAGTACATCGCCGACCACGCCCTCTCCATCGGCCTCTACGACCGGCTGTCGACACTCGCCGTGTCGCCGCTGCTCAAGGACGTCTGGCAGGAGAACTCGCAGGGAGGACCGGTGTTCCATGACGCGTACTTCGTCGGCTGACGCCGCCGCCCCGACGACGGAATCGGATGCCGCGGCAACCCGCGACCGCGCGGCGGCACGCCGCGTCGCCCTCGCCCGCCGGCTGCTGGGGCGTGTGATCGGCGCCGCCGTCACGCTGTTCGGGGCGGCATCCCTCGCCTTCCTCGCCCAGCTCGCTCTTCCGGGGGACCGTGCGACGGTGATCTACAACATCCGGGCCGGACAAGCGGTGGAGCGCACGCCCGCCGAGCTCGCGCAGATCACGACGCAGTACGGTCTCGACCACCCCCTCATCGTGCAGTATCTCGACTACGTGCGCGGACTGTTCAGCGGCGACCTCGGCCTGTCGTACCAGCAGTACCGGCCGGTCACGGCGATCATCGGCGAGCAGCTCGGGCCCACGCTCACGCTCACGGTCACGGCGCTCGCGCTCGCGTGGCTCATCATGATCGCGTGGGTCACGCTCACGGCCGGACGAGGGCCGCGCGTGAGCGCGATCGGCGCCGTCGTTGACACCGTGACGGCAGGGCTGCCGCACTACTGGCTCGGCATCCTGCTGCTTCTCGTGTTCTCGCTCGGCCTCGGCTGGTTCCCCGTGATCAGCGGATCGCAGCCCGCGGGACTGTTCCTGCCCGCCCTGACGCTCGCGATCCCGCTGGCCGGCTTCATGGGGCAGGCCACGCGCGCCGAATTC encodes the following:
- a CDS encoding phospholipase, translated to MTTTSHTPDETPDTSLTPFPRRNHLNRLRRQRTKRRARIMGASALALGLTLGGTGVAASWATPTVDPSVKPLMPSATSMADASTQLQAADEAQSTASSALDDANAALDRADDSVDTATLASYVKDLEAADPREPDATLSVAKKTMSETATVTADIEADEKAEAAAKAAAEAAAKKKAEEAARAQAAANTPAGAKATAARMAAQKYGWGSGQFSCLSSLWAKESGWSYTASNASSGAYGIPQALPGSKMASVGSDWATNATTQIAWGLDYIKRAYGTPCAAWGHSQAMNWY
- a CDS encoding carboxylesterase/lipase family protein, yielding MSEAEPNPIVLTTAGAVRGVTQTTAAGVTQTAFLGIPYAEAPVGERRFAAPVPHGSWEGARDAVSYGATPLREFMTGITLIPEPAFPGEETLTVNVFTPRAGERDDPVPVLVWIHGGGFTTGSPSAPWYATGSFPHDGVVVVSLSYRLGVDGFGVIDGAPDNRAVRDWLLALEWVRDNIAAFGGDPARVTIAGQSAGGSAVLTLLSMPAAQPLFARAIAESPGSVNGDHDEVAASTKRLADRLGVPATRAGLSSCDERAVFTAQQKLGDEAGLPFVRRLIRGGASMLWQPVVDGDLIPHPIDTAFSRGIGADKPLLIGANAQEMDALFDDSSRLLDRLPGSLALLVAGFTPAAVRSYRARTPGTTRQLLGRIASDAVFRFAVARALATRRGATFAYDFRLPSALTGRSGHCLELPFVWDCLEGENVVAGVTGPNPPQALADRMHGDWLRFIRHGAAPWPAFEHGRRGMRFDAGSSEDSVFARELALVRP
- a CDS encoding ABC transporter permease translates to MTRTSSADAAAPTTESDAAATRDRAAARRVALARRLLGRVIGAAVTLFGAASLAFLAQLALPGDRATVIYNIRAGQAVERTPAELAQITTQYGLDHPLIVQYLDYVRGLFSGDLGLSYQQYRPVTAIIGEQLGPTLTLTVTALALAWLIMIAWVTLTAGRGPRVSAIGAVVDTVTAGLPHYWLGILLLLVFSLGLGWFPVISGSQPAGLFLPALTLAIPLAGFMGQATRAEFEKTLAQPFVVSARMRGMGDTAVRLRHVLRHSVLPAVTLSGWALGATISGAVIVEALFSRQGIGTVLIAAVGAQDLPIVTGVVVLIAALYVVANLLVDVAYTLIDPRLKTNDNA
- a CDS encoding ABC transporter substrate-binding protein, with the translated sequence MPRNRLLVAAGIAAAAALALTGCANGVTPAADAKPVKDGTIVYAHQQEPACVFGGWIEQAYLSYQVLDSLTSLDDDGAAVPWLADDWVASDDGLTWTFTLKDGVSFTDGTPLTAASVAYNFDYWLAGGNSTAQVWLDGYYSSAEATDDHTLVLHLDKPYPRLPETLAQGYFGIQSQHALETRSDEQNCEQPIGSGAFTVQSWNRGESIELVRNEDYTSWPANAKHTGPARVEKVDWRFVPDGTTRSAALKSDEVDAIYDVPSIEWQSLDAAGFELHKYVTPGRPQQLAFNTAEGPFADENVRKAFAYSLDRKTLVDTVGQGVIPFEGNGAVSQATPGYSEKAADAYSFDLAKAKRLLDDAGWSSTDAEGYRVKDGKRLEVVLPYGAGSIINAEGASILQGVAEQAKAAGFAVKLVPVPQSEFFAGAYSKPDERDIYAGYWTSVTAGILWINWRSTTTEKPNGNNSAFYNSAELEKLILDANSTADLDAQNALYAKAQEYIADHALSIGLYDRLSTLAVSPLLKDVWQENSQGGPVFHDAYFVG